The nucleotide window TGAAAATGAGTAATCAACTTTGTCTTCTTTCTTTCTGATTGAAGCAAGTGAAGTAGAGTTCATAATCTCCTCTACCGATTTATATATTGTCTGCGGCGAGATACCATTTACTTCATTGTATTTTGTTTGTAATAATCGGCGGCGATTGGTTTCATTTATAGTTTTCCTCATCGAGTCTGTAATTTTATCCGCATACATAATTACTATTCCATTTACATTTCGTGCAGTCCTCCCTGCGGTCTGCATTAAGGATCTTTCACTTCGTAAAAATCCTTCCTTGTCTGCATCAATGATAGCAACCAGCGAAACTTCCGGTAGATCGAGCCCCTCCCTTAAAAGATTAACCCCCACCAAAACATCAAAATCACCGAGACGCAGATCGCGAAGTATTTCAACTCTTTCAAGCGCTTCAACATCACTGTGGATGTATCGAACTTTTATTCCAATCTTGTCAAGATAATCTGAAAGATCTTCCGCCATTTTTTTTGTAAGTGTGGTTACAAGTATTCGTTCATTTTTTTCAACACGAATTCTTATCTCTGCAATCAGATCATCTATTTGTCCTTTTATTGGTCTCACTTCAATTTTGGGGTCAAGCAAGCCGGTTGGACGAATTATTTGCTCAACAAAAACCCCGCCTGATTTTTCAAGCTCATAATCTGCAGGAGTTGCGCTGACAAAAATAACTTGATTCATAAGCGCTTCGGTCTCTTCAAATTTCATTGGGCGATTATCAAGTGCGGAAGGTAGCCTGAAACCAAATTCAACTAAAGCTTCTTTACGGGAGCGATCACCATTATACATCGCGCGAAGCTGCGGCATGCTAACATGGGATTCATCAATAATTAAAAGAAAATCTTTTGGGAAGTAATCGAATAAGGTGTATGGACGCGAGCCGGGCAGCCGACCATCCATGTGACGCGAATAATTTTCTATGCCGGAGCAATAGCCAATTTCTTTCATCATCTCAATATCGAATCTTGTGCGTTGTTCAAGCCGCTGTGCTTCTAAATATTTTTCCTGACTGTTGAAATATTTTAAGCGTTCATCAAGTTCTAATTCGATATTATAAATTGCTTTTTGAAGTTGATCTCTGTTGGTTACGAAATATTTTGCCGGATAAATTGCAGTTGAATCAACTTTGCGCAATACATCACCGGTGATAGAATCAATAATAGATAGTTCTTCAATTTCATCGCCCCAAAATTCAATTCGGATTGCTTCTTCATTTTGATATGCGGGAATAATTTCGACAACATCACCGCGCGCACGAAATGTGCCGCGCATAAACTCAGAATCATTTCTTACAAAATGAATATCAACCAGCTCGCGCAGAAATTTTTTTCGGTTAAGCTGCTCGCCTTTTTTTAGAATGATAATTTGATTCGCATATTCCTGCGGCGCACCGATTCCATATATGCAGCTCACGCTTGCAACAACAATGACATCCCGTCGTCCTTCTATTAATGAAGTTGTTGCTTTCAACCGAAGGCGGTCAATTTCTTCATTGATGGAAAAATCTTTTTCGATATAAAGATCGCGTGAAGCAACGTAAGCTTCGGGCTGATAGTAATCGTAGTAGCTTATAAAAAACTCAACTGCATTGTTCGGGAAATAAGATGCAAATTCTGAATAGAGCTGTGCAGCAAGTGTTTTATTATGTGAAATAATCAGAGTGGGTTTATTTAACTTAGCAATTACGTTCGAGATCGTAAATGTTTTACCACTGCCCGTAACACCAAGCAATGTTTGGAATTTTTCTCCACTAATTATTCCGTTAGTTAATTGCTTTATTGCTTCCGGTTGATCACCCGTTGGGGAATATTTAGAGACAAGTTCAAATTTTTTTTCCATTCAAAAAATCAATCTAAAATTTCTGATGCATGAAAATGATCAGAATGTAGATGACCGCTTAATTTAATTGTAGTCCTCTTTGAAAGATCCGATGCAGAAATAAACGGAGCTTGAACAAGATATTCCATTCCGCTTTTATCAACACCATAAAATGTAGTTATGCCATTAGCCTGATCTTCAACTATTTCTTTTGATTGAACAATTCCAATCAGTATTTCTTTATTAGCTGAATTGTTAGTATCAAAAGCAGAGAATAAACCGAGTTCATCTTTCGGCGCAAAATATAGAAGATAGATAACTGCAATTACAGCTAAAACAAGCATAGGTAAAATTAATTTTTGTAATGATTTCATTTTGCATCTTTTAGTTATTAAAATTGAATTGTTAAAATTAATAAAATTTGATTAACACACAGTTAAAAATGTCATTCCATACTTTCAAGAACAAGGTTAAAAATGAAAGATAATTTCTGGGTAGTAATTGGTGGAATTTTTGGTTTCACTGCTGTGGCGCTTGGCGCATTTGGGGCGCATAGTTTAAGAAATGTTTTAAATAATGAAATGCTGGAGATTTATAAAACAGGAGTTCTGTATCATTTGATTCACTCTGTTATAATTGCTTCGATTGGTTTGTTTGGCAATACTAAATATAATTTATCGGCTTGGTTTTTATCAATTGGGATAATTTTATTTTCCGGATCGCTTTATGCTTATTCAATCAGCGCGATAAAAATTTTTGCGATGATAACACCAATAGGCGGGATTAGTTTTTTGATTGGATGGTCGTTAATAATTATCTCCTCACTAAAAAAAAATTGAAACTTACTTAACCGTTCTTCCGCCGGGCAGTGAAATTCCTTTTAATTTTCTGAAGAGAGAAACAGCGAACGAATCTGTCATTCCGGAAACAAAGTCAATTATCATTTGCAGTCTATCGTAAACTTCCACTTGAACTTCAGATGTTGGGACTCGAAATTCTATCGGCAGCAAATTCAAAATTGTTCTGTTCCTGTTCGATATTTTACCATCGGAAAGGTCATTAGCAGCTTCGATAAAAATATCAAGAAGCCCGCCGAGCACTTCGTAACCGGCAGCTTCACGTTCAACTACAATCTGATTGCGGTAAATTTTTTCCACAGAAATGTTTTTAATTAACTCAAGTTGATTGGAGGAGGGAATAATCGCAATCAACTCGGACTCAAAATTTCCATTTAAAATATTTTCTTCCTCCTCAAGAAATACTTCTGTTATTTCTGAAACTAAACTACCGATAACTTTAGCGCGCAAGTAGCCGATTTTATCGTTGTTGCTTCTATTTGAATAATTGATTGATTCTGATTTTATGAAGGGAAGGAGAAAATTTTCTGTCTCGGCGAACGAAAGTAAACCAAGACGAAATCCATCTTCAAGATCCATGATGCGGTAACAAATATCATCGGCAGCTTCAACTAAAAAGGCAAGCGGGTGCCTGT belongs to Ignavibacteriales bacterium and includes:
- the uvrB gene encoding excinuclease ABC subunit UvrB: MEKKFELVSKYSPTGDQPEAIKQLTNGIISGEKFQTLLGVTGSGKTFTISNVIAKLNKPTLIISHNKTLAAQLYSEFASYFPNNAVEFFISYYDYYQPEAYVASRDLYIEKDFSINEEIDRLRLKATTSLIEGRRDVIVVASVSCIYGIGAPQEYANQIIILKKGEQLNRKKFLRELVDIHFVRNDSEFMRGTFRARGDVVEIIPAYQNEEAIRIEFWGDEIEELSIIDSITGDVLRKVDSTAIYPAKYFVTNRDQLQKAIYNIELELDERLKYFNSQEKYLEAQRLEQRTRFDIEMMKEIGYCSGIENYSRHMDGRLPGSRPYTLFDYFPKDFLLIIDESHVSMPQLRAMYNGDRSRKEALVEFGFRLPSALDNRPMKFEETEALMNQVIFVSATPADYELEKSGGVFVEQIIRPTGLLDPKIEVRPIKGQIDDLIAEIRIRVEKNERILVTTLTKKMAEDLSDYLDKIGIKVRYIHSDVEALERVEILRDLRLGDFDVLVGVNLLREGLDLPEVSLVAIIDADKEGFLRSERSLMQTAGRTARNVNGIVIMYADKITDSMRKTINETNRRRLLQTKYNEVNGISPQTIYKSVEEIMNSTSLASIRKKEDKVDYSFSKVAEPILKYMSLDQKKDLIEQMTTEMKQAAKDLDFERAAFLRDEINRLKKQMEQTT
- a CDS encoding DUF423 domain-containing protein; protein product: MKDNFWVVIGGIFGFTAVALGAFGAHSLRNVLNNEMLEIYKTGVLYHLIHSVIIASIGLFGNTKYNLSAWFLSIGIILFSGSLYAYSISAIKIFAMITPIGGISFLIGWSLIIISSLKKN